From a single Pseudomonas serboccidentalis genomic region:
- the lexA gene encoding transcriptional repressor LexA → MLKLTPRQAEILAFIKRCLEDNGYPPTRAEIAQELGFKSPNAAEEHLKALARKGAIEMTPGASRGIRIPGFEAKADDSTLPIIGRVAAGAPILAQQHIEESCNINPAFFHPRADYLLRVHGMSMKDIGIFDGDLLAVHTTREARNGQVVVARIGDEVTVKRFKREGSKVWLIAENPEFAPIEVDLKDQELVIEGLSVGVIRR, encoded by the coding sequence ATGCTAAAGCTGACGCCACGCCAAGCCGAGATTCTGGCCTTTATCAAACGCTGCCTCGAAGACAACGGCTACCCGCCAACCCGCGCGGAAATCGCTCAGGAGCTGGGCTTCAAGTCGCCCAACGCGGCAGAGGAGCACCTCAAGGCTCTCGCCCGCAAAGGCGCCATCGAGATGACCCCCGGCGCCTCTCGTGGCATTCGAATCCCGGGCTTCGAAGCCAAGGCCGACGACTCCACCCTGCCGATCATTGGCCGGGTCGCTGCCGGTGCTCCGATCCTCGCCCAGCAGCACATCGAAGAATCCTGCAACATCAACCCGGCCTTCTTCCATCCCCGCGCCGATTACCTGCTGCGCGTACACGGCATGAGCATGAAGGACATCGGCATTTTCGACGGTGACCTGCTGGCGGTGCATACCACCCGCGAAGCACGCAATGGTCAGGTCGTCGTGGCACGCATCGGCGATGAAGTGACCGTCAAGCGCTTCAAGCGCGAAGGCAGCAAGGTCTGGCTGATTGCCGAAAACCCTGAGTTCGCCCCTATCGAAGTCGACCTGAAAGATCAGGAACTGGTGATCGAAGGCTTGAGTGTCGGCGTAATCCGCCGCTAA